The Eremothecium gossypii ATCC 10895 chromosome IV, complete sequence genome contains a region encoding:
- the CYC8 gene encoding transcription regulator CYC8 (Syntenic homolog of Saccharomyces cerevisiae YBR112C (CYC8)) → MNNPLGQHGGGAVGLRAAQALAAGTGPHGANGGGSPSGGVAAIAADGAGGGAAVDPLSQSAAETWLSIASLAETLGDADRAAMAYDATLQYNPSSTKALTSLAHLYRSRDVFQRAAELYQRALAVNPELGDVWATLGHCYLMLDDLQRAYAAYQQALYHLSNPNVPKLWHGIGILYDRYGSLDYAEEAFAKVLELDPHFEKVNEIYFRLGIIYKHQGKWNQALECFRYILPQPPAPLQEWDVWFQLGSVLESMGEWQGAREAYEHVLSQNDRHAKVLQQLGCLYGMNNVQFYDPQTALNLLLKSLEADSTDATTWYHLGRIHMVRNDYTAAYDAFQQAVNRDSRNPTFWCSIGVLYYQISQYRDALDAYTRAIRLNPYISEVWYDLGTLYETCNNQLSDALDAYKQAVRLDPNNVHIRERLEALTAQLANPGAQQPQQQPQQQQMQQPRGPAPIMLQPTLQQQDQTNPLNNKPAFYRSSPHGVAVAGTESAGHTPMSGRPQPLQQLNNNGSILEPSLLPQKRPMEGGMDTLVNAISQQELQQHQKKHMPSQNHPSLALATGQPQQLPPDAAPIIPPEKKGAPLPQFQKTEPEHAAKRLKHEQNNVEEQPVRSRTIPSITHPASMDHSGPGDQNHILSGPSVHATHVLPPVAVAAKGSERSQPVANGSTIKDLHATNTLPPVTGPIVNSDKLGSKAPPDTSKEAAHATAQAGFHDKVSPGQPDVGEKPKDSREVKSANTASTGAPVRNLPPLATAASPECSSTHTEISAAPSESITAAASENLEDQEPNLKTNSASSAVDLAERQKSSTEVATDYHPAAETAPTASNKLRSTDPPAPPDLHQPPAAESAEPTAIKPSADAIEKLQEEARMRQEEELEALQKKAAHNGVGTSTDLPKESVIRKVEEDENYDD, encoded by the coding sequence ATGAACAATCCGCTAGGGCAACACGGCGGAGGCGCGGTGGgcctgcgcgcggcgcaggCCCTGGCGGCGGGCACGGGGCCACACGGGGCGAACGGGGGCGGATCCCCGAGCGGCGGGGTTGCGGCGATTGCCGCGGacggcgcgggcggcggggcaGCGGTGGACCCGTTGAGCCAGAGCGCGGCAGAGACGTGGCTCTCGATCGCGTCTTTGGCGGAGACGCTCGGCGACGCGGACCGGGCAGCGATGGCGTACGACGCAACGCTGCAGTACAACCCGTCGTCGACTAAGGCGCTCACGTCGCTCGCGCACCTGTACCGGTCGCGCGATGTGTtccagcgcgcggcggagctGTATCAGCGGGCGCTAGCCGTCAACCCGGAGCTGGGCGACGTCTGGGCAACGCTCGGACACTGCTACTTGATGCTGGACGACCTACAGCGCGCCTACGCGGCATACCAGCAGGCGTTGTACCACTTGAGCAATCCGAATGTGCCGAAATTGTGGCATGGTATTGGCATTTTGTACGACAGATACGGCTCCCTAGACTACGCCGAAGAGGCCTTTGCCAAGGTGCTCGAGCTCGATCCACACTTTGAGAAAGTGAACGAGATCTATTTCCGCTTGGGGATCATCTACAAGCACCAGGGCAAGTGGAACCAGGCGCTGGAGTGCTTTCGCTATATTCTTCCGCAGCCTCCGGCTCCTCTTCAGGAGTGGGACGTCTGGTTCCAGTTGGGCAGTGTGTTGGAGTCGATGGGAGAGTGGCAAGGCGCCCGAGAAGCATACGAGCACGTCTTGTCGCAAAACGACCGCCACGCAAAGGTTCTCCAGCAGCTAGGCTGCCTTTATGGTATGAACAACGTCCAGTTCTATGACCCACAGACTGCGCTCAACTTGTTATTGAAGTCCTTGGAGGCAGACTCCACAGATGCCACAACATGGTACCACTTAGGCCGCATCCATATGGTACGCAATGATTACACCGCTGCCTACGATGCGTTCCAGCAGGCAGTCAACCGTGACTCGCGCAATCCTACATTCTGGTGCTCGATTGGTGTTCTATATTATCAGATTTCGCAGTACCGTGATGCCTTGGACGCTTACACGCGCGCGATCAGACTGAACCCATATATCAGCGAGGTATGGTACGATTTGGGCACTTTGTATGAGACATGCAACAATCAGCTCAGCGATGCCCTGGATGCATATAAACAAGCTGTTCGCTTAGATCCGAATAACGTCCACATAAGGGAGAGACTAGAGGCTTTGACTGCCCAGCTAGCCAACCCAGGGGCCCAGCAgcctcagcagcagcctcAACAGCAACAGATGCAACAGCCTAGAGGGCCAGCACCCATTATGTTGCAGCCAACATTGCAGCAGCAAGACCAAACAAATCCGTTGAATAACAAACCTGCGTTCTACCGGTCCTCTCCCCACGGAGTTGCGGTTGCCGGAACAGAGTCCGCAGGCCACACACCAATGTCAGGACGGCCTCAGCCGTTGCAGCAGTTGAACAATAACGGAAGTATCCTGGAACCGTCATTGTTGCCGCAAAAGAGGCCTATGGAGGGTGGAATGGATACATTGGTAAATGCCATTTCGCAGCAGGAGTTGCAGCAACATCAGAAGAAACATATGCCTTCTCAGAACCATCCTAGTTTGGCCCTGGCTACAGGACAGCCGCAGCAGTTACCACCCGATGCCGCTCCCATAATACCGCCCGAAAAGAAAGGTGCGCCTCTCCCCCAGTTTCAGAAAACTGAACCAGAGCATGCGGCAAAAAGACTGAAGCACGAGCAGAATAACGTAGAAGAGCAACCGGTCCGGTCTCGAACTATACCTTCGATTACGCACCCAGCTTCCATGGACCATTCTGGTCCGGGAGATCAGAATCACATTCTATCTGGGCCTTCAGTCCACGCAACCCACGTGTTACCTCCGGTAGCGGTAGCGGCAAAGGGAAGCGAGCGTTCTCAACCCGTTGCAAATGGAAGCACCATCAAGGATCTCCATGCTACGAATACACTGCCACCCGTGACTGGCCCGATTGTCAATTCAGATAAGCTGGGGAGCAAGGCGCCTCCTGATACATCAAAAGAGGCGGCGCATGCAACAGCTCAAGCTGGATTCCATGACAAAGTCTCTCCAGGGCAGCCAGATGTCGGGGAGAAGCCTAAGGATTCCCGCGAGGTAAAAAGCGCTAATACCGCTTCCACAGGTGCCCCCGTCAGGAATCTCCCTCCGTTGGCCACGGCCGCTTCTCCAGAGTGCTCTTCTACCCACACTGAGATATCGGCAGCACCGAGTGAAAGCATTACTGCTGCAGCATCCGAGAACCTAGAAGACCAGGAGCCCAACTTAAAAACCAACTCAGCCAGTTCAGCAGTTGATCTAGCGGAGCGCCAAAAGTCTTCTACAGAGGTTGCCACAGATTATCATCCCGCAGCCGAAACAGCACCAACTGCTTCGAACAAATTGCGTTCCACTGACccaccagcgcctccagATTTACACCAACCCCCAGCAGCCGAGTCCGCGGAACCTACCGCGATAAAACCAAGCGCAGATGCTATAGAGAAGTTACAGGAGGAAGCAAGAATGCGGCAGGAAGAAGAGCTTGAGGCTCTTCAGAAAAAGGCTGCGCATAACGGCGTTGGTACTTCTACAGACTTGCCGAAAGAAAGCGTCATTCGAAAAGTTGAAGAAGACGAAAACTACGACGACTGA